A genomic window from Cinclus cinclus chromosome 5, bCinCin1.1, whole genome shotgun sequence includes:
- the METAP1 gene encoding methionine aminopeptidase 1: MAAAVETRRVCETAGCSSEAKLQCPTCLKLGIQGSYFCSQECFKGSWATHKLLHKKAKDEKAKREVSSWSLEGDVNTNPWSGYRYTGKLRPHYPLTPTRPVPSYIQRPDYADHPLGMSESEQALKGTSQIKILSSEDIEGMRVVCRLAREVLDVAAMMVKPGVTTEEIDHAVHLACIARNCYPSPLNYYNFPKSCCTSVNEVICHGIPDRRPLQEGDIVNVDITVYRNGYHGDLNETFYVGEVDEGARRLVQTTYECLMQAIDAVKPGVRYRELGNIIQKHAQANGFSVVRSYCGHGIHKLFHTAPNVPHYAKNKAVGVMKPGHVFTIEPMICEGGWQDETWPDGWTAVTRDGKRSAQFEHTLLVTDTGCEILTRRLDSIRPHFMTQ, encoded by the exons ATGGCGGCGGCGGTGGAGACCCGCAGAGTCTGCGAGACCGCCGGCTGCAGCAGCGAGGCCAAGCTGCAGTGCCCCACCTGCCTCAAGCTGGGCATCCAGGGCTCCTACTTCTGCTCCCAG GAATGCTTTAAGGGAAGCTGGGCCACTCACAAGTTATTACACAAGAAAGCAA AAGATGAAAAAGCTAAGCGTGAAGTTTCCTCCTGGAGCCTGGAAGGTGATGTTAACACAAATCCCTGGTCTGGTTATCGATACACTGGGAAACTCAGGCCACACTATCCGCTG ACGCCAACAAGACCTGTGCCAAGTTATATTCAGAGACCGGATTATGCTGATCATCCACTAG GAATGTCTGAATCAGAACAAGCTTTAAAAGGAACCtctcaaataaaaatactgtcatCTGAGGATATAGAAGGGATGCGAGTAGTGTGTAGG CTTGCTAGAGAAGTGTTGGATGTTGCTGCCATGATGGTGAAACCAGGAGTTACTACTGAAGAAATTGATCATGCTGTCCATTTA GCTTGTATTGCAAGGAATTGTTATCCTTCCCCTttgaattattataatttccCCAAGTCGTGTTGTACGTCAGTGAATGAAGTGATCTGTCATGGAATTCCTGACAGGAGGCCATTGCAGGAGGGAGATATTGTTAATG TGGATATCACCGTCTATCGCAATGGCTACCACGGAGATCTGAACGAGACGTTTTATGTTGGAGAAGTGGATGAGGGTGCCAGGAGGCTTGTCCAAACAACTTATGAGTGCCTAATGCAAGCCATCGATGCAG TAAAACCTGGTGTTCGGTACAGAGAACTGGGGAACATAATTCAGAAACACGCTCAGGCAAATGGATTTTCAGTGGTTCGGAGCTACTGTGGGCATGGAATCCATAAACTTTTCCATACGGCTCCTAACGTGCCCCATTATGCCA aaaaCAAGGCAGTTGGAGTCATGAAGCCAGGTCATGTATTTACAATTGAACCAATGATCTGTGAAG gaGGCTGGCAGGACGAGACCTGGCCCGACGGTTGGACTGCGGTGACGAGGGACGGGAAGCGCTCGGCACAGTTTGAACACACACTGCTGGTCACGGACACGGGCTGCGAGATCCTGACCCGGCGCCTGGACAGCATTCGCCCCCACTTCATGACCCAGTGA